The following proteins are co-located in the Thermomicrobiales bacterium genome:
- a CDS encoding RluA family pseudouridine synthase: MTNHYDPVAVEEDDASGADLFELRPESVDAGERLDVFLAKQLPDLSRNYIQQLIADANVLVDNAPRKRTFKIAPAHQIQVRLPAPQPHDIEPQDIPLTVVYEDADIAVIDKPAGMVVHPAAGHADGTLVNALLYRYPEVALNGSNRPGIVHRLDKDTSGLIVIARTPVGQRLLLEQWADGSVQKGYKALVYGQIEENEATIDAPIGRDPADRQRMAIIATGKPAVTHFSVEERFDATTYLDVEIETGRTHQIRVHLAFIGHPVVADPLYANRSWPTLGLERQFLHAWRLGLRLSSGQRATFESPLPPELERTLAEVRRETPR, translated from the coding sequence ATGACCAACCACTACGATCCCGTCGCCGTCGAAGAAGATGATGCCTCGGGCGCCGATCTTTTCGAGTTGCGGCCGGAATCGGTCGATGCCGGAGAGCGGCTCGATGTTTTTCTTGCAAAGCAGCTTCCCGATCTGTCGCGCAACTACATCCAGCAGCTAATCGCGGATGCCAACGTGTTGGTCGACAACGCGCCCCGCAAGCGGACGTTCAAGATCGCGCCCGCTCACCAGATTCAGGTGAGACTGCCTGCGCCGCAGCCCCATGACATCGAGCCACAAGACATCCCCCTGACGGTTGTCTACGAGGATGCGGATATCGCGGTCATCGACAAGCCGGCTGGGATGGTGGTGCATCCTGCAGCCGGTCACGCCGACGGCACGCTGGTCAATGCGCTCCTCTACCGCTATCCGGAGGTTGCGCTCAATGGCTCCAACCGTCCCGGAATCGTCCATCGTCTCGACAAGGACACGTCGGGGCTCATCGTCATTGCCCGAACACCAGTCGGCCAGCGGCTCTTGCTGGAACAATGGGCCGATGGATCGGTCCAGAAGGGATATAAGGCGTTGGTGTATGGGCAGATCGAAGAGAACGAAGCGACCATCGATGCGCCGATTGGCCGGGATCCGGCAGACCGCCAGCGCATGGCCATCATTGCCACCGGAAAACCGGCGGTTACGCACTTCTCGGTCGAAGAACGGTTCGATGCGACCACGTATCTCGATGTCGAAATCGAGACCGGCCGCACGCACCAGATTCGCGTCCATCTGGCGTTCATTGGACATCCGGTCGTCGCAGATCCTCTCTATGCCAATCGCAGTTGGCCGACCCTGGGGCTCGAACGTCAGTTCCTTCATGCCTGGCGATTGGGACTGCGGTTGTCCAGCGGCCAGCGCGCTACTTTCGAATCGCCACTTCCGCCCGAACTGGAGCGCACGCTGGCAGAAGTTCGCCGGGAGACGCCGCGATGA
- a CDS encoding ATP-dependent Clp protease ATP-binding subunit has translation MASNFDKFTERARKVLSLAQEEAQRFNHPYIGTEHLLLGLVREGEGVAARVLTNMGVQLPKVRSAVEFIIGRGEGAVIGEIGLTPRAKKVIELAVDEARRLDHSYIGTEHLLLGLVREGEGIAAGVLESLGVNLEKVRQQVMQVVNQSSTTSQTKTQTKTPYMDALGFDLTEAARSNKLGPLVGRSMEIDRVMQILSRRTKNNPALIGEPGVGKTAIVEGLAQRIVNGDVPERLQGKRLVALDIGALVAGTKYRGEFEERLKKIVGEVKETGSIIFIDELHTLVGAGAAEGAVDAANILKPALSRGELQTIGATTLDEYRKYIERDAALERRFQPVTVDEPSIEETIEILMGVRPLYEEHHRLKISDEALKSAANLAARYVTDRFMPDKAIDLIDEAASRVRMQRSVAPPTLKDALAGLSSLQRELEAAVESQEFEIAAELRDRERKLRDRIEDQEQELRDQQAEEEIYVTEEDIAHVTAMWTGIPVYRIAGEESERLLKMEEALHDRIIGQEEAIEAMAKAVRRARAGLKDPKRPIGTFIFLGPTGVGKTLLAKALAEFMFGSEDHLIKIDMSEFMERHAVARLVGAPPGYVGYEEGGQLTEAVRRKSYSVILLDEIEKAHPEAFNMLLQIMEDGHLSDAKGRRVDFRNTIIIMTSNVGADQISREMRMGFESNQDTDKAKQRDYDLMRDKVMAQLKQSFRPEFLNRIDASIVFHSLTAEQIREIVELELRRVRTQLAEQEINLEVTTEAMDLLAERGYDHTYGARPLRRIIQNLIEDPLAEGLLDSRFQANSTILVEVEDGLLKLSPAPILIEEEELAVVG, from the coding sequence ATGGCAAGCAACTTTGACAAATTCACCGAGCGAGCGCGCAAAGTCCTCTCCCTTGCCCAGGAAGAGGCGCAGCGCTTCAATCATCCCTATATCGGAACAGAGCATCTCCTTCTCGGCCTGGTGCGTGAGGGTGAGGGCGTCGCTGCCCGCGTATTGACCAACATGGGTGTCCAGTTGCCCAAAGTGCGCTCCGCGGTCGAATTCATCATCGGCCGTGGCGAGGGCGCGGTGATCGGCGAGATCGGCCTGACGCCGCGTGCCAAGAAGGTCATCGAGTTGGCCGTCGACGAGGCGCGCCGTCTCGACCACAGCTACATCGGCACAGAGCACCTGCTGCTCGGCCTCGTCCGCGAGGGCGAGGGGATTGCAGCTGGCGTACTGGAGAGCCTGGGCGTCAACCTGGAAAAAGTGCGCCAGCAGGTCATGCAGGTGGTCAACCAGAGTTCGACCACTTCGCAAACCAAGACCCAGACCAAGACCCCGTATATGGATGCGCTGGGATTCGATCTGACCGAAGCCGCCCGCAGCAACAAGCTGGGACCGTTGGTTGGCCGTTCGATGGAGATCGACCGGGTGATGCAAATCCTCTCCCGGCGCACCAAGAACAATCCGGCCCTGATCGGTGAGCCCGGTGTTGGCAAGACCGCCATCGTGGAAGGGCTTGCGCAACGGATCGTCAATGGCGATGTGCCCGAACGACTACAGGGTAAGCGTCTCGTGGCGCTCGACATCGGCGCGCTGGTGGCAGGCACCAAGTACCGCGGCGAGTTCGAAGAGCGGCTCAAGAAGATCGTCGGCGAGGTCAAGGAAACCGGCAGCATCATCTTCATCGATGAGCTGCACACTCTTGTCGGCGCGGGCGCTGCCGAAGGCGCGGTCGACGCCGCCAATATCCTCAAGCCGGCGCTGTCCCGTGGGGAACTGCAAACCATCGGCGCCACCACGCTCGACGAGTACCGCAAGTACATCGAGCGAGACGCCGCTCTCGAACGCCGCTTCCAGCCGGTGACGGTCGACGAACCGAGCATCGAGGAAACGATCGAAATCCTGATGGGTGTGCGGCCGCTGTACGAAGAGCATCATCGGCTGAAGATCAGCGATGAGGCGCTCAAGTCCGCGGCGAATCTGGCCGCGCGCTATGTCACCGATCGATTCATGCCGGACAAGGCGATCGACCTGATCGACGAAGCGGCCTCACGCGTGCGGATGCAACGATCGGTTGCCCCTCCCACGTTGAAGGACGCATTGGCGGGTCTTTCATCGCTCCAGCGAGAGCTCGAAGCAGCGGTCGAAAGCCAGGAGTTCGAAATCGCGGCCGAGCTGCGTGACCGCGAGCGCAAGCTGCGTGACCGCATCGAGGATCAGGAGCAGGAGCTCCGCGATCAGCAGGCAGAGGAAGAGATCTACGTCACCGAAGAGGACATCGCGCATGTGACCGCGATGTGGACCGGTATTCCTGTCTATCGCATCGCCGGTGAGGAGTCCGAACGCTTGCTCAAGATGGAGGAAGCGCTCCACGATCGGATCATTGGCCAGGAAGAGGCGATCGAGGCGATGGCCAAGGCGGTGCGCCGCGCCCGCGCCGGGCTCAAGGATCCCAAGCGGCCGATCGGCACGTTCATCTTCCTGGGACCCACCGGCGTCGGCAAGACCTTGCTCGCCAAGGCGCTGGCCGAGTTCATGTTCGGTTCGGAAGACCACCTCATCAAGATCGACATGTCCGAGTTCATGGAACGCCACGCGGTCGCGCGGCTGGTGGGAGCTCCTCCGGGTTACGTCGGTTACGAGGAGGGAGGGCAACTGACCGAAGCGGTGCGTCGCAAGTCGTACTCGGTCATCTTGCTCGACGAGATCGAGAAGGCGCACCCGGAAGCCTTCAACATGCTTCTCCAGATCATGGAGGATGGGCATCTTTCCGACGCCAAGGGGCGGAGAGTCGATTTCCGCAACACGATCATCATCATGACGTCGAATGTTGGCGCCGATCAGATCTCCCGCGAAATGCGCATGGGCTTCGAATCCAACCAGGATACGGACAAGGCCAAGCAGCGCGATTACGACCTCATGCGCGACAAGGTCATGGCGCAGTTGAAGCAATCCTTCCGGCCAGAGTTCCTCAACCGCATCGACGCTTCGATCGTCTTCCATTCGTTGACGGCGGAGCAGATCCGCGAGATCGTGGAACTCGAACTGCGACGCGTGCGCACGCAGCTGGCCGAACAGGAAATCAATCTGGAAGTCACCACCGAGGCCATGGACCTGCTCGCCGAGCGCGGTTACGACCATACCTACGGTGCGCGGCCGTTGCGACGAATCATCCAGAACCTCATCGAGGATCCGCTTGCCGAAGGATTGCTCGACAGCCGCTTCCAGGCCAATTCCACCATTCTGGTGGAGGTCGAAGATGGGCTGCTGAAGCTATCTCCTGCACCGATCCTGATCGAGGAAGAAGAGCTCGCCGTCGTCGGCTAG
- the rpsA gene encoding 30S ribosomal protein S1, translating into MEVSRITEQGGALDAPVSLMEKYLNDPTNDYRTLKFGDVMDGTIMRVDRDEILVDIGSKSEGIVPAKEFSSLTSSEKQALSIGETVLIFVVQPENQEGHAVVSIDRARQEKSWRRLQEIYEENGVIDAEVVNYNKGGLLVNLDGVRGFVPASQVTEIRGGDEAGKQAEMARMIGTHLPLKVIEINRHRNRLILSERQAMQEKRDEMKEKLIEELREGEVRQGRVSSICDFGAFVDIGGADGLVHLSELSWSRVRHPSEVLKIGQEVDVYVLGINAQEKKIALSIKRTQAEPWSQVASAYEVGQLVRGTVTQLANFGAFARIVDGIEGLIHVSELTDARITHPKQVVHEGEELLLRIIRIDPERRRMGLSLRRALDTPDEELAAALGEEALAERDQIIAKIAAALEAEGIDINAVEEEEEEEEEESDTVAAAVAAAAAGGDDNEPAMAAAFASAAASLGLSDEDDATEEVVVAVVEGTDAEA; encoded by the coding sequence ATGGAAGTTTCTCGTATTACCGAGCAAGGGGGAGCGCTCGACGCACCCGTGTCGCTCATGGAAAAGTACCTCAACGATCCCACCAATGATTACCGGACCCTCAAGTTCGGTGACGTCATGGACGGGACCATCATGCGAGTGGACCGGGACGAGATCCTGGTCGACATCGGGTCGAAGTCCGAAGGGATTGTGCCGGCGAAAGAGTTCTCCTCGCTCACCTCGAGTGAGAAGCAGGCGCTTTCGATCGGTGAAACGGTGCTGATCTTCGTCGTCCAACCTGAGAACCAGGAGGGCCACGCGGTCGTCTCCATCGACCGCGCGCGGCAGGAGAAGTCCTGGCGGCGGCTGCAGGAAATCTACGAAGAGAATGGCGTCATCGACGCCGAGGTCGTCAACTACAACAAGGGCGGCCTGCTGGTGAACCTGGACGGTGTGCGCGGATTCGTGCCCGCCTCGCAGGTTACCGAAATTCGCGGTGGTGACGAGGCTGGCAAGCAGGCCGAGATGGCCCGCATGATCGGCACGCACCTTCCGCTCAAGGTCATCGAGATCAACCGTCATCGCAACCGGCTGATCCTCTCCGAGCGCCAGGCCATGCAGGAAAAGCGCGACGAGATGAAGGAGAAGCTGATCGAGGAGCTGCGCGAGGGCGAGGTTCGCCAGGGTCGCGTCTCCTCCATCTGCGATTTCGGCGCCTTTGTCGATATCGGCGGCGCCGACGGACTGGTTCACCTCTCCGAGCTCAGCTGGAGCCGAGTGCGCCACCCATCGGAAGTGCTCAAGATCGGCCAGGAAGTCGATGTCTATGTCCTTGGCATCAATGCCCAGGAGAAGAAGATCGCGCTCTCCATCAAGCGCACTCAGGCCGAGCCCTGGAGCCAGGTCGCCTCGGCGTACGAGGTCGGCCAGCTGGTGCGCGGCACCGTCACCCAGCTTGCCAACTTCGGCGCGTTTGCGCGGATCGTCGATGGTATCGAGGGGCTTATCCACGTCTCCGAGCTTACCGATGCGCGGATCACGCATCCGAAGCAGGTCGTGCACGAGGGCGAAGAGCTCCTGCTTCGCATCATCCGCATCGATCCCGAACGCCGCCGCATGGGCTTGAGCCTGCGCCGCGCGCTCGATACGCCGGATGAAGAGCTGGCGGCCGCACTTGGTGAGGAGGCCCTCGCCGAGCGCGATCAGATCATCGCCAAGATCGCCGCCGCGCTCGAAGCCGAAGGTATCGATATCAACGCGGTGGAAGAAGAAGAGGAAGAAGAGGAAGAGGAGTCCGACACCGTTGCCGCGGCTGTTGCCGCCGCTGCCGCTGGTGGCGACGACAACGAGCCGGCCATGGCCGCCGCGTTTGCTTCCGCAGCCGCGTCGCTCGGACTTTCTGACGAAGATGACGCCACAGAAGAAGTAGTCGTCGCCGTTGTCGAGGGGACCGACGCCGAGGCGTAA
- the murG gene encoding undecaprenyldiphospho-muramoylpentapeptide beta-N-acetylglucosaminyltransferase, whose translation MSSSRPIRIAIAGGGTGGHVLPALSVIEELERRGVEMELLWIGSKTGVEGSEARARGVPFRAVSTGKFRRYPDFRTVTDAVRVPLGVPQAWWILRSFRPDVIFSTGGYVSTPSVVGGTRMAPVLSHEQTAVLGLATRLNGRFVDVQALTFETSLALTKDRSKTVVTGNPVRGSLKEGSRESGLQRFGFRSDMPVLFVTGGARGSSPLNERIEAILDDLLEHLQILHQTGATTDNPDFERLSARRQALPAETRDRYRVVERIRDEMADVYAMADLMLARAGAGTVAEIAYLGKTAILIPLPGSGGNEQLRNAEALSSIDGAVVIDQQDASPTRLREVILDLAANPERRGQIGANASRAGRPDAAARIADQLLALAEQRRARSNR comes from the coding sequence ATGTCCAGTTCACGACCCATTCGCATCGCCATTGCCGGGGGAGGAACCGGGGGCCACGTGCTCCCTGCGCTCTCGGTCATCGAAGAACTGGAACGACGGGGCGTGGAAATGGAGCTGCTCTGGATCGGCAGCAAGACCGGGGTCGAAGGCAGCGAAGCCAGGGCGCGGGGAGTTCCGTTCCGTGCGGTCTCGACCGGGAAGTTTCGGCGGTATCCCGATTTCCGCACAGTAACCGACGCCGTGCGCGTGCCCCTGGGGGTGCCGCAAGCATGGTGGATTCTGCGCTCGTTTCGGCCGGATGTGATCTTCAGCACGGGAGGGTATGTCTCCACACCAAGCGTGGTCGGAGGCACCCGCATGGCGCCCGTGTTGAGCCATGAACAAACTGCTGTCCTGGGGCTCGCCACACGGCTGAACGGGCGCTTTGTGGATGTTCAGGCGTTGACCTTCGAGACCTCACTGGCGCTCACCAAGGATCGATCCAAGACCGTGGTGACCGGAAATCCGGTTCGCGGCTCACTGAAAGAAGGATCGCGTGAGAGCGGACTGCAACGCTTCGGTTTCCGAAGCGATATGCCGGTCCTCTTCGTGACCGGCGGAGCGCGTGGGTCGAGCCCACTGAACGAACGGATCGAGGCGATCCTCGATGACCTCCTGGAGCATCTGCAGATCCTGCACCAGACCGGGGCAACGACGGACAATCCGGATTTCGAGCGGCTCTCGGCGCGACGGCAAGCGTTGCCCGCAGAGACCCGCGATCGATATCGGGTCGTCGAGCGCATCCGGGACGAGATGGCTGATGTCTATGCGATGGCCGACCTGATGCTGGCGCGCGCGGGCGCGGGGACCGTGGCGGAGATTGCCTATTTGGGCAAGACCGCGATTCTGATTCCATTGCCGGGATCGGGCGGGAACGAGCAACTCCGGAATGCCGAGGCGCTTTCGTCGATCGATGGCGCAGTGGTGATCGATCAACAGGATGCCTCGCCTACACGTCTACGAGAAGTGATCCTCGACCTGGCGGCCAACCCCGAGCGGCGCGGCCAGATCGGAGCCAACGCCTCCAGGGCGGGACGGCCAGATGCAGCAGCGCGCATTGCCGACCAGCTATTGGCGTTGGCCGAGCAACGGCGCGCGCGGTCGAACCGCTAG
- the lspA gene encoding signal peptidase II translates to MPSTQISLTPAALRCVALAGVVALTMILLDAFTKWLIIRELGPGSDRVSVPIIGEMVELRYATNGGIAFGLLSGSSTIAGVLAGIIIVPLMVVLLLNARRGADWALGAGLVLGGAAGNLLDRIGDATVTDFISIGPWPSFNLADVAISVGAVILIACSFRSRNESSDTP, encoded by the coding sequence ATGCCCTCTACGCAAATCTCCCTGACTCCTGCGGCACTTCGCTGCGTGGCGCTGGCAGGGGTTGTCGCGCTCACGATGATCTTGCTGGATGCCTTCACCAAGTGGTTGATCATTCGCGAACTTGGCCCTGGCTCGGATCGTGTCTCCGTTCCCATCATTGGGGAGATGGTCGAACTGCGGTACGCAACTAATGGCGGAATTGCGTTCGGTCTTCTGAGCGGCTCGTCCACCATCGCGGGTGTGTTGGCCGGCATCATCATCGTTCCACTGATGGTCGTCCTGCTACTCAACGCTCGCCGGGGCGCCGATTGGGCGCTTGGAGCGGGTCTGGTGCTTGGAGGGGCGGCGGGGAATCTCCTCGATCGAATCGGGGACGCGACTGTTACCGATTTCATCTCCATCGGACCCTGGCCCTCCTTCAATCTCGCCGATGTCGCCATCTCCGTTGGTGCGGTCATTCTGATCGCGTGCAGCTTCCGATCGCGGAACGAGTCATCGGATACCCCATGA
- the radA gene encoding DNA repair protein RadA — MAKRSTTYVCQQCGAHSPAYLGRCPNCSAWNSMVETIETRSQPGKAKRGSNLIPSIQAQRISEVEAAESQRVRTNIGELDRVLGGGLVPGSVVLVGGDPGIGKSTLVLQSAAQLGHDGAPSLYASGEESTHQIRLRAERLGVSGEHVLVVSESNLNEIIALAEQTNPRVLIVDSIQTTTVDDLETSAGSVGQVRESTAQLIRWAKPRMIPVIIIGHVTKEGNIAGPRVLEHMVDAVLYLEGERFQQFRILRAVKNRFGSTDEVGVFEMAETGLQEVRNPSEAFLQERALNAAGSTVTVTLEGSRPILVEVQALTSQSVYGLPRRSANGFDQGRLQLLVAVLQKRAGLNLAEQDVYTNAVGGLRISEPGADLAVATAIASSLKDRLIDARTVVIGEVGLSGEVRSVGQLDRRLLEASRLGFTRAIVPASIGRRTKSLPGDLSVVRVGTLTEAIQAAIG; from the coding sequence ATGGCCAAACGCTCCACAACCTATGTCTGCCAACAGTGCGGGGCGCATAGTCCCGCCTATCTCGGGCGTTGCCCGAACTGCAGTGCCTGGAACTCGATGGTCGAGACCATCGAGACCAGATCACAACCCGGCAAGGCGAAGCGTGGGTCGAACCTGATCCCCTCGATCCAGGCGCAACGCATATCCGAGGTCGAAGCCGCCGAGTCGCAGCGGGTGAGAACGAACATTGGCGAGCTCGATCGGGTGCTCGGTGGGGGCCTCGTTCCCGGCTCGGTTGTGCTCGTGGGTGGGGATCCCGGCATCGGCAAGTCCACGCTCGTGCTTCAATCTGCCGCCCAGCTTGGTCACGACGGCGCTCCCAGCCTCTATGCCAGCGGTGAAGAATCGACCCACCAGATTCGCCTCCGCGCTGAACGTCTCGGTGTCTCGGGTGAGCATGTGCTGGTCGTCTCGGAGTCGAATCTGAACGAAATCATCGCGCTTGCGGAGCAAACGAATCCACGCGTGCTGATCGTCGATTCGATCCAAACCACGACTGTCGATGATCTCGAGACGTCAGCCGGCAGTGTCGGGCAGGTTCGTGAATCGACCGCGCAACTCATCCGGTGGGCAAAACCGCGCATGATCCCGGTCATCATCATTGGCCATGTCACCAAAGAGGGCAACATCGCCGGGCCGCGCGTGCTGGAACACATGGTCGACGCGGTGTTGTATCTCGAAGGTGAGCGCTTCCAACAGTTCCGCATTCTGCGCGCGGTGAAGAACCGATTTGGCTCGACCGATGAAGTCGGGGTGTTCGAGATGGCCGAGACCGGCCTGCAGGAAGTTCGGAACCCGTCGGAAGCTTTCTTGCAGGAACGCGCGCTCAATGCCGCTGGCTCGACCGTGACGGTCACCCTCGAAGGGAGCCGTCCGATTCTCGTCGAAGTCCAGGCGCTCACCTCGCAGAGCGTCTATGGACTTCCTCGGCGAAGCGCAAACGGCTTCGATCAGGGACGACTGCAACTTCTGGTTGCCGTTTTGCAGAAACGCGCCGGACTCAATCTTGCGGAACAGGACGTTTACACGAATGCGGTTGGCGGATTGCGCATCTCGGAACCGGGCGCCGATCTTGCCGTCGCAACCGCCATCGCGTCGTCGTTGAAGGATCGATTGATCGATGCGCGGACGGTCGTCATCGGGGAGGTCGGGCTTTCGGGAGAGGTGCGCTCGGTAGGGCAGCTCGACCGGCGCCTGCTCGAGGCGAGTCGTCTTGGGTTCACCCGCGCGATCGTTCCGGCTTCCATTGGCCGGAGAACCAAGTCCCTTCCAGGAGATCTCAGTGTGGTCCGCGTGGGCACGCTGACCGAGGCAATTCAGGCGGCGATTGGCTAG
- a CDS encoding DUF4147 domain-containing protein produces the protein MTPEARIEQWFREILVQLAPRRLASRAASFQDESYKPSGTASAGCERPVIGADGGELLPVAIGKAAIAMAEGAQDLFGDQFERGFVLTVDGPDASGLDERWTVFRAGHPIPDQRGIEATRAIVRAVEQLKPDDMVVALISGGGSALFEAPVDPLTLEDFAELTRLLLGAGAPIQHLNTVRIPLSQVKGGAFRRRSPAGRFVTLILSDVLGNDVHIIASGPTVEPTVTGAAALAVLDLYGLRESVSPRIRSALNEAAATTTEWDFPGDEVEVVGDVTLAIELARRASLSSGAPTAVVGELLDGEAAEEARAWVATLLATPAGTAVVWGGGETTVTVRGSGVGGRNTEFALAAALELDRLENDEWVVASLATDGQDGFSGSAGAIASRRTIRDARALGIDPAAALSENDSATFFARVGGLVITGPSGTNVNDLYVGVRRSFFQ, from the coding sequence ATGACCCCTGAAGCGCGCATCGAGCAGTGGTTCCGCGAGATCCTGGTGCAGCTTGCCCCGCGTCGCCTGGCCAGTCGGGCCGCCAGCTTCCAGGATGAGAGTTACAAGCCGTCAGGAACGGCGTCTGCCGGCTGTGAACGGCCTGTCATTGGTGCCGATGGCGGCGAATTGCTCCCGGTTGCGATCGGCAAGGCCGCCATTGCGATGGCCGAGGGAGCGCAGGATCTCTTTGGGGATCAGTTCGAGCGCGGGTTCGTGCTCACCGTCGACGGACCGGACGCGTCGGGACTCGACGAGCGCTGGACCGTTTTTCGCGCCGGACATCCCATCCCGGATCAGCGGGGCATCGAGGCCACACGCGCGATCGTCCGGGCGGTTGAGCAACTGAAACCGGATGACATGGTCGTCGCGTTGATCTCCGGAGGGGGTTCTGCGCTCTTCGAGGCGCCGGTCGATCCGCTTACCCTGGAGGACTTTGCCGAGCTCACCCGTTTGTTGCTCGGCGCCGGGGCGCCGATTCAGCATCTCAACACGGTCCGGATTCCATTGAGCCAGGTCAAGGGTGGAGCGTTTCGTCGCAGGTCTCCGGCGGGGAGGTTCGTCACCTTGATTCTTTCGGATGTGCTCGGCAACGACGTCCACATCATCGCCAGTGGCCCAACGGTGGAACCAACGGTCACCGGAGCGGCGGCGCTCGCGGTACTCGATCTGTACGGCTTGCGTGAAAGCGTCTCCCCACGAATTCGGTCGGCGCTGAACGAGGCAGCGGCCACAACCACCGAGTGGGACTTTCCGGGTGACGAGGTCGAGGTTGTTGGCGATGTCACGCTCGCGATCGAACTGGCGCGGCGAGCATCTCTGTCTTCGGGCGCCCCTACGGCAGTTGTCGGCGAGCTGCTGGACGGAGAAGCAGCAGAGGAAGCGCGGGCATGGGTCGCGACGTTGCTGGCGACACCAGCCGGGACCGCCGTGGTGTGGGGTGGCGGAGAAACTACCGTCACCGTGCGCGGCTCAGGGGTGGGTGGCCGCAACACCGAGTTTGCATTGGCTGCCGCGCTGGAGCTCGATCGGCTAGAGAACGACGAATGGGTAGTTGCCAGTCTCGCAACCGATGGGCAAGACGGTTTCAGCGGCAGCGCGGGCGCCATTGCCAGCCGCCGGACCATCCGCGACGCGCGAGCGCTTGGCATCGATCCTGCGGCCGCGCTCTCGGAAAACGACAGCGCGACCTTCTTTGCCAGGGTGGGAGGGCTTGTCATAACCGGACCCTCTGGCACCAATGTCAACGATCTCTACGTCGGCGTACGCCGTTCCTTCTTCCAGTAA